One genomic region from Spirulina subsalsa PCC 9445 encodes:
- a CDS encoding UDP-glucuronic acid decarboxylase family protein: MRILVTGGAGFLGSHLIDRLMAAGHEVICLDNFYTGRKRNILHWLDNPYFELVRHDITEPIRLEVDQIYHLACPASPVHYQYNPVKTIKTNVMGTLNMLGLAKRVKARFFLASTSEVYGDPTVHPQTEDYRGNVNCNGIRACYDEGKRVAETLTYDYHRQNGVDVRVVRIFNTYGPRMLPNDGRVVSNFIVQALQGKPLTVYGDGSQTRSFCYVSDLIEGFIRLMNSDYTDPVNIGNPGEYTILELAQAIQGMINPEAELIYEPLPQDDPKQRQPDITRAKNLLGWEPTVHLQEGLKQTIDYFRDRLNQDL, from the coding sequence ATGAGAATCCTTGTTACAGGTGGTGCTGGCTTTTTAGGATCCCACCTCATTGACCGTCTGATGGCAGCAGGTCATGAAGTCATTTGCTTGGACAATTTTTACACCGGGCGGAAACGGAATATCTTGCACTGGCTAGACAATCCCTATTTTGAGTTGGTGCGCCATGATATTACAGAACCGATTCGGTTAGAGGTAGATCAGATTTACCACTTAGCTTGTCCGGCCTCTCCAGTCCATTATCAATACAACCCCGTCAAGACGATTAAAACCAATGTCATGGGGACTTTGAATATGTTGGGACTGGCTAAACGGGTGAAAGCGCGCTTTTTCTTGGCTTCAACTTCGGAAGTGTACGGAGATCCCACAGTCCACCCCCAAACGGAGGACTATCGGGGGAATGTGAACTGTAACGGAATCCGGGCTTGTTATGATGAGGGGAAACGGGTAGCGGAAACCCTGACCTATGACTATCATCGGCAAAATGGGGTAGATGTGCGGGTGGTGCGGATTTTCAACACCTATGGCCCGCGAATGTTGCCCAATGATGGGCGGGTGGTGAGTAATTTTATTGTGCAGGCGCTACAGGGTAAACCTCTGACGGTGTATGGGGATGGTTCCCAAACTCGCAGTTTTTGTTATGTGTCGGATTTGATTGAAGGGTTTATCCGACTGATGAATAGTGATTATACGGATCCGGTGAATATCGGTAATCCGGGGGAGTATACCATTTTGGAGTTAGCCCAAGCGATTCAGGGCATGATTAATCCGGAGGCGGAATTGATTTATGAACCGTTGCCCCAAGATGATCCTAAACAACGTCAGCCGGATATTACTCGTGCTAAAAATTTATTGGGCTGGGAGCCGACGGTGCATCTACAAGAGGGCTTAAAACAGACGATTGATTATTTCCGCGATCGCCTAAACCAAGACCTTTAA
- the def gene encoding peptide deformylase, producing MTSAVLVEKKKLKKPPLEIHYLGDRVLRQPAKRINRVDETIRQTAREMLQTMYSSDGIGLAAPQVAIHKQLIVIDCEPDNAATPPLVLINPQIVGASPELCTAEEGCLSIPGVYLEVVRPQVIEVSYKDQQGRPQRMKAKGLLSRAIQHEMDHLTGVLFVDRVQNGLVLAEALNKHHFSMQAVRPI from the coding sequence ATGACTTCTGCTGTTCTGGTTGAAAAGAAAAAGTTAAAAAAACCCCCTTTAGAGATTCACTATCTTGGCGATCGCGTTTTACGTCAACCCGCCAAACGCATTAATCGGGTCGATGAAACAATACGACAAACGGCGCGGGAAATGCTGCAAACCATGTATAGTTCCGATGGCATTGGTTTAGCGGCCCCCCAAGTGGCGATTCACAAACAGTTAATTGTCATTGACTGTGAACCTGACAATGCCGCCACCCCTCCCCTCGTTCTCATTAATCCCCAAATTGTCGGCGCTAGTCCAGAACTCTGTACGGCGGAAGAAGGGTGTTTGAGTATTCCGGGGGTGTATTTAGAAGTGGTGCGGCCTCAAGTGATTGAAGTGAGTTATAAAGATCAACAAGGTCGCCCCCAACGGATGAAGGCCAAGGGATTGCTCTCTCGGGCGATTCAACACGAAATGGATCACCTAACAGGGGTTTTGTTCGTGGATCGAGTCCAAAATGGGTTAGTCTTAGCAGAAGCATTGAACAAGCACCATTTTTCAATGCAAGCTGTTCGTCCCATTTAG
- a CDS encoding photosystem II reaction center protein K, producing MNIAMLLAELPEAYRIFDPLVDVLPLIPLFFLLLAFVWQAAVGFK from the coding sequence ATGAACATAGCAATGCTGTTGGCTGAACTACCCGAAGCTTACCGGATTTTCGACCCCCTCGTGGATGTTCTCCCCCTGATTCCCTTGTTTTTCCTGTTACTCGCCTTTGTGTGGCAGGCTGCCGTGGGTTTCAAATAA
- a CDS encoding Uma2 family endonuclease, which produces MDTTREISSPPETLEFKESEAWSPPPPPTDLIFDDGEPLESNRHRIAMNVLIEAVHQAYRGREDYFVGGNMFVYYSSEQARNRDFKGPDFFVTLNVDSTRERQGWVVWEEAGRYPDVIVELMSPSTARQDRGEKKQLYEQTFRTSDYFIYDPFTPQSLQGWHLGEDGSYHDILPNPQGHLWCARLGLWLGLWQGKILKETAPWLRFYDAQGHLILLGEELAQQERERAEQERERAEQERERAEQERERAEQERERAEQAERALQQLQARLQALGIDPEQLSPD; this is translated from the coding sequence ATGGATACCACCCGCGAAATCAGTTCACCCCCAGAAACCCTTGAATTCAAAGAATCTGAGGCTTGGAGTCCTCCCCCTCCCCCCACTGATTTAATTTTTGACGACGGAGAACCCTTGGAAAGTAATCGCCATCGCATCGCCATGAACGTCCTGATTGAAGCCGTTCACCAAGCTTATCGAGGACGAGAGGATTATTTTGTCGGTGGGAATATGTTCGTTTACTACAGTAGCGAACAAGCCCGCAACCGAGACTTTAAAGGCCCTGATTTTTTTGTCACCTTAAATGTAGACAGTACCCGAGAACGTCAAGGCTGGGTCGTTTGGGAAGAAGCGGGACGTTATCCTGATGTGATTGTTGAGTTAATGTCTCCCTCCACAGCACGCCAAGACAGAGGGGAGAAAAAACAACTCTACGAACAAACCTTTAGAACGTCTGATTATTTCATTTATGACCCTTTCACCCCCCAATCCTTGCAAGGTTGGCATTTAGGAGAAGATGGCAGCTATCACGACATTTTACCCAACCCACAAGGCCATCTGTGGTGTGCCAGATTAGGGTTATGGTTAGGACTCTGGCAGGGAAAGATTTTAAAGGAAACAGCCCCCTGGTTACGCTTTTATGATGCACAGGGTCATTTAATCCTGTTAGGGGAGGAATTAGCGCAACAAGAGCGAGAACGTGCCGAACAGGAACGGGAACGGGCCGAACAGGAACGGGAACGTGCCGAACAGGAGCGAGAACGGGCCGAACAAGAGCGAGAACGGGCCGAACAGGCCGAACGGGCATTACAGCAACTGCAAGCCCGTTTACAAGCCCTTGGGATTGACCCAGAGCAACTCTCCCCAGATTAG
- a CDS encoding cell division protein FtsX yields the protein MLQLLTKLRYLCRETLSGLKRGGWMNWAAISTVTVSLFLFGLSLQTSWQLDALLAHFGSQLEISVYLQPDVSGQDVLEQVQALPTVQQVRVVSKEEAWQSLLYELRVSDPEQATQQLEGNPLVDELKVMAFSPQAVPNLVERLTTLPQVDYCVYVNEAREQFEQLQAGLSWVSLSLISILSITAIAVVTTTLHLIAVARRNELEIMQLVGATKVWIIIPFICQGILFGLAGGTLSLILITTLRTLIAQFLFTDQEFLRFLTEQLTLTSLQMSILPLILLSLGGGIGLISSYLALRRLALR from the coding sequence ATGTTGCAACTTCTCACGAAACTCCGTTATCTTTGCCGAGAAACCCTCTCGGGTCTAAAACGAGGGGGATGGATGAATTGGGCGGCCATTAGTACCGTCACCGTCTCGTTATTCCTGTTTGGTCTTTCCCTCCAAACCAGTTGGCAACTGGATGCCCTCCTAGCCCATTTTGGCAGTCAGTTAGAGATTTCGGTCTATCTTCAGCCCGATGTATCCGGTCAAGATGTGCTAGAACAAGTCCAAGCTCTTCCCACGGTGCAACAGGTGCGTGTGGTGTCGAAGGAGGAAGCTTGGCAGTCTCTACTCTACGAATTGCGCGTCTCAGACCCAGAACAGGCCACCCAACAATTAGAAGGAAATCCCTTAGTGGATGAATTAAAAGTGATGGCCTTTTCCCCCCAAGCCGTGCCGAATCTCGTCGAACGCTTAACGACATTACCTCAAGTGGATTATTGTGTCTATGTCAATGAAGCGCGAGAACAGTTTGAACAATTACAAGCGGGTCTAAGCTGGGTCAGCCTGTCTTTGATTAGTATTTTATCAATTACGGCGATCGCCGTTGTCACCACCACCCTCCACCTCATCGCCGTTGCTCGACGCAATGAACTAGAAATTATGCAACTGGTTGGAGCGACCAAAGTTTGGATCATAATCCCCTTTATTTGTCAAGGTATTTTATTCGGATTAGCCGGGGGGACTCTATCTCTCATCCTTATCACAACCTTAAGAACATTAATCGCTCAATTTCTCTTTACAGACCAAGAATTTTTACGGTTTCTCACCGAACAACTCACCCTGACCTCCCTACAAATGTCCATCCTCCCCCTCATTTTGTTAAGCTTAGGGGGCGGAATTGGCTTAATCAGTAGTTATCTCGCCCTCCGCCGTCTAGCACTACGCTAG
- a CDS encoding SAM-dependent methyltransferase, with protein sequence MSKRKPDIAYIPTPYDALEVMLELAQLRGEDVVYDLGCGDGRFLITAAQRYGCSGVGIDLDGDRIAQAQTRANQAGVGNRVTFIQQDLFETDFRQATVVILYLLPHLNLKLRPQLFQQLQKGDRILSHQFDMDDWPPDQVIHLPHSEEESTVYLWVIT encoded by the coding sequence ATGTCTAAACGAAAACCTGATATTGCCTACATTCCCACCCCCTATGATGCGCTGGAAGTTATGCTAGAACTGGCTCAACTGAGGGGGGAAGATGTGGTTTATGATTTGGGCTGTGGGGATGGGCGCTTTTTGATTACGGCTGCCCAGCGCTATGGTTGTTCTGGGGTGGGAATTGATCTAGATGGCGATCGCATTGCCCAAGCCCAAACCCGCGCAAACCAAGCCGGAGTAGGGAATCGCGTCACTTTTATTCAACAGGATTTATTCGAGACAGATTTTCGCCAGGCCACTGTTGTAATTCTCTATTTACTCCCCCACCTCAACCTAAAACTCCGCCCCCAACTGTTCCAACAATTACAAAAAGGCGATCGCATCCTCTCCCATCAATTCGACATGGACGACTGGCCCCCCGATCAAGTGATCCATCTCCCCCACTCCGAAGAAGAATCTACTGTTTATCTCTGGGTTATCACTTAA
- a CDS encoding Uma2 family endonuclease, translating to MIATPYKWTLDHYHQAVTAGIFNNQPLELLKGELIVMSPEREPHAYVNSEIGDFLRRCLGDQAKIREAHPITLPNDSEPIPDLAIVRPLGRTYSSRHPYPSDIFWLIEITYSSLNQDLTTKAAIYAEAGIGEYWVVDLNSLQLIVMQQPVNGQYSQPATYTKGTISPLTFPHLEIPVSQLLIL from the coding sequence ATGATTGCAACCCCCTATAAATGGACTCTAGACCACTATCATCAAGCCGTTACCGCCGGAATCTTCAACAACCAGCCCCTTGAACTGTTAAAAGGTGAACTGATCGTTATGTCGCCAGAACGTGAACCCCATGCCTACGTTAACAGCGAGATAGGGGATTTCCTGCGTCGTTGTTTAGGAGATCAGGCCAAAATCAGAGAAGCACATCCCATCACCCTCCCTAACGATTCTGAACCTATTCCCGATCTGGCTATTGTACGCCCCTTGGGGAGAACCTACTCCTCCCGCCATCCCTACCCCTCGGATATTTTCTGGCTGATTGAAATTACCTATAGCAGCCTGAATCAAGACCTGACCACAAAAGCCGCTATTTACGCCGAGGCAGGCATTGGAGAATATTGGGTAGTGGATCTCAACAGTCTGCAACTCATTGTGATGCAGCAGCCTGTAAACGGACAATACAGCCAGCCAGCAACTTATACTAAGGGAACAATCTCCCCTCTGACCTTCCCACATCTCGAAATTCCTGTTTCACAACTGCTCATCCTGTAA
- the lnt gene encoding apolipoprotein N-acyltransferase, whose amino-acid sequence MGRKRFTRWGQALKGDLGWVLCGGLLMGFTPAPLEAFPFAWIALAPLWWAVVRGTPRQALLYGLVWGCGYHGLALFWITGIHPMTWMGVPWLASLLIALFCWLFITAWGAALVGSWAFGMAWLDRVHPSPKMSRFAAILPRLASFSRILTGIALWCGLEALWRSGDLWWSSLAYTQSPHNLLILHLGQLSGSGMVTAAIVLVNGILGEGLLSRRWQALGWALSACLLLHGVGLTLYSRPLNNQNPLTLGIIQGNVPNEIKLYPAGWQKAIEGYTQGYLDLTRQGVDAVLTPETALPFIWNESFRQTRSFYQAVLNQGVLVWMGGFGQNGDRLTNSLFTLSGTGEILHRYDKVKLVPLGEYIPFESLLSPFINRLSPLDAHLAFGEPDQIVQTPFGQAIVGICYESAFADHFRRQTRQGGEFILTASNNAHYSEVMPAQHHAQDVMRAIENDRWAARATNTGYSAWVDPHGRTLWISGINRYETYIGTLYRRQTQTLYVRWGDWLTPVLLVLMVAFQGGRWGIGNR is encoded by the coding sequence ATGGGGCGCAAAAGATTTACCCGATGGGGACAAGCGTTAAAAGGCGATTTAGGCTGGGTTCTCTGTGGGGGCTTATTAATGGGCTTCACCCCCGCCCCCCTCGAAGCCTTTCCCTTCGCTTGGATTGCCCTTGCTCCCCTGTGGTGGGCGGTGGTGCGAGGAACCCCCCGACAAGCCCTCCTTTATGGTCTGGTTTGGGGCTGTGGTTATCACGGTTTAGCCCTATTTTGGATCACCGGAATCCACCCCATGACTTGGATGGGAGTCCCTTGGTTGGCCAGTTTGCTCATTGCCCTGTTTTGTTGGCTGTTTATCACCGCTTGGGGGGCTGCCCTTGTGGGGAGTTGGGCTTTCGGGATGGCGTGGTTAGACCGGGTGCATCCCTCCCCCAAAATGAGCCGATTTGCCGCAATTTTGCCCCGTTTAGCCTCGTTTAGCCGTATTTTGACCGGAATTGCCCTCTGGTGTGGTTTAGAGGCGCTCTGGCGTTCCGGGGATTTGTGGTGGTCGTCCTTAGCCTATACCCAAAGCCCCCATAATCTATTGATCCTGCATCTGGGGCAACTGTCGGGATCGGGCATGGTGACGGCGGCCATTGTTTTAGTGAATGGAATCCTCGGCGAGGGTTTACTCTCTCGTCGTTGGCAAGCCTTGGGCTGGGCGCTCAGTGCTTGTCTGTTGCTGCATGGGGTAGGATTGACGCTTTACAGTCGCCCTCTGAATAACCAAAATCCGCTCACCCTTGGCATTATTCAGGGCAATGTTCCCAACGAGATTAAACTCTATCCGGCGGGCTGGCAAAAGGCCATTGAAGGCTACACCCAAGGCTATTTAGATTTAACTCGTCAGGGGGTGGACGCGGTGTTAACCCCAGAAACGGCCTTACCCTTTATTTGGAATGAGTCCTTTCGCCAGACTCGTTCCTTTTATCAAGCGGTCTTAAACCAAGGGGTGTTAGTGTGGATGGGGGGATTTGGTCAAAACGGCGATCGCCTCACCAACAGCCTATTCACCCTCAGCGGCACAGGAGAAATCTTACACCGCTACGACAAAGTGAAATTAGTCCCCCTGGGTGAATATATCCCCTTTGAGTCCCTCTTAAGTCCCTTTATCAACCGTCTTTCCCCCCTCGACGCTCATTTAGCCTTTGGGGAACCCGATCAAATTGTCCAGACTCCTTTCGGTCAAGCCATTGTCGGTATTTGCTACGAATCCGCCTTTGCTGACCATTTCCGCCGCCAAACGCGACAAGGGGGAGAATTCATCCTCACCGCCTCCAACAACGCCCATTACAGCGAAGTCATGCCCGCCCAGCACCACGCCCAGGACGTAATGCGCGCCATTGAGAATGATCGTTGGGCAGCCCGTGCCACCAATACGGGATATTCCGCTTGGGTTGATCCCCACGGCCGCACCCTCTGGATTTCCGGCATTAACCGCTATGAAACCTACATCGGCACCTTATACCGTCGGCAAACTCAAACCCTTTATGTCCGTTGGGGGGATTGGTTAACTCCAGTGTTATTAGTTTTGATGGTTGCGTTTCAAGGGGGAAGATGGGGAATAGGGAATAGGTAG
- the arsS gene encoding arsenosugar biosynthesis radical SAM (seleno)protein ArsS (Some members of this family are selenoproteins.) produces the protein MIQSLKTLTPFQQKLCSPLTKSTITVLQINLGKRCNLACTHCHVEAGPQRTEELSPEICQQLLELIARFPQIQTVDLTGGAPEMNYGFRPLVEQARRYEKEIIVRSNLTIFFEPEFTDLPEYFAENQVRVVASLPCYLEANVDGQRGAGVYQKSIEALKRLNEQGYGTHPNLILDLVYNPPLPKSNHFTLPPEQKKLERDYKAYLKEHFAIDFNQLLTITNLPIGRTKQYLERRKLAPDYVQFLEDNYNPDTVSNLMCRNELSIDYLGNIYDCDFNQMENLPARDSNGQKLTVQKLLELNNLDLIKTIQTAAYCYGCTAGSGSSCGGALL, from the coding sequence ATGATTCAATCTCTCAAAACCCTTACCCCCTTTCAGCAAAAACTCTGCTCGCCCCTGACAAAATCTACCATCACCGTTTTACAAATTAACCTCGGCAAACGCTGCAATTTAGCCTGTACTCATTGCCATGTGGAAGCAGGGCCTCAACGCACAGAAGAACTTAGCCCAGAAATTTGTCAACAACTCCTAGAACTCATTGCCCGCTTCCCCCAAATTCAAACCGTTGATTTAACCGGGGGCGCACCGGAAATGAACTATGGTTTTCGCCCTCTAGTGGAACAAGCAAGACGATATGAGAAAGAAATTATTGTACGGTCGAATTTAACAATTTTCTTTGAACCGGAATTTACAGACCTGCCAGAATATTTTGCGGAGAATCAGGTGCGAGTGGTGGCTTCTCTGCCTTGTTATTTAGAAGCCAATGTAGACGGGCAAAGGGGAGCAGGGGTTTATCAAAAGTCGATTGAGGCACTAAAACGCTTGAATGAACAAGGCTATGGCACTCATCCCAATCTGATCCTTGATTTAGTCTATAATCCTCCCCTACCCAAATCAAATCACTTTACATTACCCCCAGAACAAAAAAAGTTAGAACGGGATTACAAAGCCTATTTAAAGGAACATTTTGCTATTGACTTTAATCAGCTTTTGACTATTACCAACTTGCCGATTGGTCGCACAAAGCAATATTTAGAACGGCGTAAATTAGCCCCCGATTATGTGCAATTCTTAGAGGATAATTATAACCCAGACACTGTTAGCAATTTGATGTGTCGGAATGAATTGTCGATCGATTATTTGGGCAATATTTATGACTGTGACTTTAATCAGATGGAAAATTTACCTGCACGGGATAGCAACGGTCAAAAATTAACGGTTCAAAAGCTTCTCGAATTGAACAACCTAGACCTAATTAAAACGATTCAAACCGCCGCCTATTGTTATGGTTGTACAGCCGGATCTGGTTCCAGTTGTGGGGGGGCGTTATTGTAG
- a CDS encoding UDP-glucose dehydrogenase family protein has protein sequence MRVCVIGTGYVGLVTGVCLSQIGHNVICIDNNEDKVKLMKAGQTPIYEPGLSELMQSCMAAGRLEFTVDLERGVQNSDILFIAVGTPALPNGESDTRYVEAVARGIGTHLNDGYKVIVNKSTVPIGSGDWVRMIVLDGVAERQKTLVGAGGGGDETTEITAQFDVVSNPEFLREGSAVYDTFNPDRIVLGSNSQKALEMMQELYQPLVDRSFAEDKSLPPVPVVLTDLNSAEMIKYAANSFLATKISFVNEIANICDRVGADVTQVAQGIGLDSRIGTKFLQAGLGWGGSCFPKDVSALIHTADDYGYDAELLKAAVSVNQRQRLIIIEKLQHELKILKGKVVGLLGLTFKPDTDDMRDAPALDLIEQLNRLGAKVKAYDPIVSQSGMSSGLSHVIVETDPERLADGCDALVLVTDWKQFAHLDYGKLASLVNTKIIIDGRNYLDREAAEAAGFRYVGIGH, from the coding sequence ATGCGCGTTTGTGTCATCGGTACGGGCTATGTCGGTTTAGTGACGGGAGTCTGTCTCTCTCAAATTGGCCATAATGTGATTTGTATAGATAACAATGAAGATAAAGTCAAACTCATGAAAGCGGGGCAAACCCCCATCTATGAACCCGGACTTTCGGAGTTAATGCAGTCCTGTATGGCGGCGGGTCGTTTGGAATTTACTGTAGATTTAGAGCGTGGGGTACAAAATAGCGATATTCTCTTTATCGCTGTGGGAACTCCCGCTTTACCGAATGGGGAAAGTGACACCCGCTATGTGGAAGCGGTAGCGCGGGGCATTGGAACCCATCTCAACGACGGTTATAAGGTGATTGTCAACAAGTCCACGGTTCCCATTGGGTCGGGGGACTGGGTGCGGATGATTGTTTTAGATGGGGTGGCTGAACGCCAGAAAACCCTTGTTGGCGCTGGGGGAGGTGGGGATGAAACCACGGAAATTACAGCCCAGTTTGATGTGGTGAGTAACCCGGAATTCCTGCGGGAAGGTTCGGCGGTTTATGATACATTTAACCCCGACCGCATTGTTTTGGGCAGTAATAGCCAAAAAGCCCTAGAAATGATGCAGGAACTCTATCAGCCTTTGGTAGACCGCAGCTTTGCTGAGGATAAGAGTTTACCCCCGGTTCCGGTGGTGTTAACGGATTTGAATTCAGCCGAGATGATTAAGTACGCGGCGAATTCCTTCCTGGCGACTAAGATTAGTTTTGTCAATGAGATTGCCAATATTTGCGATCGCGTCGGTGCCGATGTAACCCAAGTTGCCCAAGGCATTGGTTTAGACTCCCGCATTGGGACAAAATTCCTCCAAGCGGGGTTAGGTTGGGGGGGATCTTGTTTCCCCAAAGACGTTTCCGCCCTCATTCATACGGCCGACGACTACGGTTATGATGCCGAATTACTCAAAGCGGCCGTGAGTGTGAACCAACGGCAACGGCTGATTATCATTGAGAAACTGCAACATGAGTTAAAAATCCTCAAAGGAAAAGTCGTAGGACTCTTGGGGTTAACCTTTAAACCCGACACCGACGATATGCGCGACGCACCCGCTTTAGACTTAATTGAACAGTTGAACCGTTTGGGGGCGAAAGTGAAGGCCTACGACCCCATTGTGTCTCAATCTGGCATGAGTAGCGGGTTATCCCATGTAATTGTAGAAACTGACCCCGAACGCTTGGCTGATGGTTGTGATGCGCTAGTCTTGGTGACAGATTGGAAACAATTCGCCCATCTCGACTATGGGAAATTAGCCAGTTTAGTCAACACTAAAATCATCATCGACGGTCGGAATTATTTAGACCGCGAGGCCGCAGAAGCGGCTGGTTTCCGCTATGTCGGGATTGGTCATTAA
- a CDS encoding ribbon-helix-helix domain-containing protein, which translates to MTLKNIGVKLPEDWLAEVDDFAQRHGLTRNDVMKMAIAQFLGKTKKSSTDEKLEKLARALTKLNGKITSLNDKVNDLEQQTVVHVLPPEPISPPKQIPPASNRRLPSIPLDARAQQIGLSPQELLELCPWLSPWEDR; encoded by the coding sequence ATGACCTTAAAAAACATTGGGGTAAAGTTGCCAGAGGACTGGCTGGCGGAAGTGGATGATTTTGCCCAACGCCACGGACTCACCCGGAATGATGTGATGAAAATGGCGATCGCGCAGTTTTTGGGCAAAACTAAAAAATCATCCACCGACGAGAAACTGGAAAAACTAGCGAGGGCCCTCACTAAACTCAATGGTAAAATCACCTCCCTTAACGACAAAGTGAACGATTTAGAGCAACAAACCGTTGTTCATGTCCTCCCCCCGGAACCCATCTCCCCCCCCAAACAAATCCCCCCAGCCTCCAATCGTCGCCTTCCCTCCATCCCCCTAGATGCCCGGGCGCAACAAATCGGTTTAAGTCCCCAAGAGTTATTAGAACTCTGTCCTTGGTTGTCACCTTGGGAGGATCGTTAA